A single genomic interval of Microbacterium oleivorans harbors:
- a CDS encoding alpha/beta fold hydrolase yields MTPLVLLPGMNCTADLWTGCGVDDARTPELTEDDLGRQVERLLDELPPVFAIGGLSLGGIVAMALAVRAPERVSGLFVASTNAKAPTDAQRASWRRWLARLDAGDAPRDLQAEILGALLGPGVVARRPDLVERTLRMGAETAPGALAMQLHLQGTRVDLREGLRRVRVPTLVLSASDDVLCPPAFHEEILAAVADGIPVSVDAGHLSPVERPDEVGAAVRAWWSAVSRGPRAARADDA; encoded by the coding sequence GTGACCCCGCTCGTCCTGCTCCCGGGGATGAACTGCACGGCGGACCTGTGGACGGGATGCGGCGTCGACGATGCGCGGACGCCCGAGCTGACCGAGGACGATCTGGGTCGTCAGGTCGAGCGGCTGCTGGACGAACTGCCTCCGGTCTTCGCCATCGGCGGCCTGTCGCTCGGTGGGATCGTGGCGATGGCGCTCGCCGTGCGAGCGCCCGAGCGGGTGAGCGGGCTGTTCGTCGCCTCGACCAACGCCAAGGCGCCGACCGACGCGCAGCGTGCGTCGTGGCGGAGGTGGCTCGCGCGGCTCGACGCCGGCGACGCGCCGCGCGACCTGCAGGCCGAGATCCTCGGCGCGCTGCTCGGCCCCGGGGTCGTGGCACGGCGCCCCGACCTGGTCGAGCGGACGCTGCGGATGGGGGCCGAGACCGCCCCCGGCGCCCTCGCGATGCAGCTGCACCTGCAGGGCACGCGCGTCGACCTGCGCGAGGGACTGCGCCGTGTCCGGGTGCCGACCCTCGTGCTCTCGGCCTCGGACGACGTCCTCTGCCCGCCGGCGTTCCACGAGGAGATCCTCGCAGCGGTGGCCGACGGCATCCCGGTCTCGGTCGATGCCGGCCATCTGTCGCCGGTCGAGCGCCCGGACGAGGTCGGGGCGGCGGTGCGTGCGTGGTGGAGCGCGGTCAGTCGCGGGCCGCGCGCAGCCCGCGCAGATGACGCATGA
- a CDS encoding HpcH/HpaI aldolase family protein, translated as MPAPSAPPRGPSLRARADAGERLIGALLRMPGEELVEMLAVADFDFVLIDGEHGPADIVPLRQHIAVAAAHGVPVIVRVGEGDAGMILRVLDQGAQGILAPHIDDPAGAAAVVSAAHYPPAGTRGFATYSRAGRFGETDAAEHRDWYLQNTLVLGMIESPAGVAAADGIARTPGLDGIMIGPADLAASSGPDDPSVAAASARVNRAVADAGRLRMDIVGTPEAAAAAFADGAHLVVYNLAHSLMRHLRGLRAARD; from the coding sequence ATGCCCGCCCCCTCGGCTCCGCCGCGCGGGCCGTCGCTCCGGGCCCGGGCCGACGCCGGCGAGCGTCTGATCGGCGCGCTGCTGCGGATGCCGGGCGAGGAGCTCGTCGAGATGCTCGCGGTGGCGGACTTCGACTTCGTCCTCATCGACGGCGAGCACGGGCCCGCCGACATCGTGCCCCTCCGCCAGCACATCGCCGTCGCCGCCGCGCACGGGGTGCCCGTGATCGTCCGGGTCGGCGAGGGCGACGCCGGCATGATCCTGCGTGTGCTCGACCAGGGCGCGCAGGGGATCCTCGCGCCGCACATCGACGACCCCGCCGGTGCCGCGGCCGTCGTCTCGGCCGCGCATTACCCGCCGGCCGGTACCCGGGGCTTCGCGACCTACAGCCGGGCCGGGAGATTCGGCGAGACGGATGCCGCGGAGCACCGCGACTGGTATCTGCAGAACACGCTCGTGCTCGGCATGATCGAGTCGCCCGCCGGCGTCGCCGCGGCCGACGGTATCGCCCGCACGCCGGGGCTCGACGGGATCATGATCGGGCCCGCCGATCTCGCCGCCTCGTCGGGTCCCGACGATCCGTCGGTGGCGGCCGCGTCCGCGCGGGTGAACCGGGCGGTCGCGGATGCCGGGCGGCTGCGCATGGACATCGTCGGAACGCCCGAGGCGGCGGCAGCAGCGTTCGCGGACGGCGCGCACCTGGTGGTCTACAACCTCGCCCACTCGCTCATGCGTCATCTGCGCGGGCTGCGCGCGGCCCGCGACTGA
- a CDS encoding carbohydrate ABC transporter permease: MKAREFWLLFAPSFVIMAGLLVVPLIRTIQWSFESVRYGTPGTFVGLANFVDALTDARFGRAALFTIVVTVITTTILLVLGYLIATGVNRLTTSRPLVLGIMLVSYVLPNLVGAVAYSWLFDDNFGGVVNRFIGLLGGSQVLWFTDQVPNAVLVISNTVWHMLPFAMLIILAGLQGVPVELREAATIDGANAVQTHLNVIIPTIRGVIGFVTLISIMDVLRMFDNLIPLSPQAQAIGNESIMLYVYSVAFADGAQNLGLGSAINVLTILLILVMLIPFIRGIFQEARAER, from the coding sequence ATGAAGGCACGCGAGTTCTGGCTGCTGTTCGCACCGAGCTTCGTCATCATGGCCGGCCTGCTGGTCGTGCCGCTCATCCGAACCATCCAGTGGAGCTTCGAAAGCGTCCGCTACGGAACGCCGGGCACGTTCGTCGGCCTGGCGAACTTCGTCGACGCGCTCACCGACGCACGCTTCGGCCGGGCCGCGCTGTTCACGATCGTGGTGACCGTCATCACGACGACCATCCTGCTCGTGCTCGGCTACCTCATCGCCACCGGCGTGAACCGCCTGACGACTTCGCGCCCCCTCGTGCTGGGCATCATGCTCGTGTCGTACGTCCTGCCCAACCTGGTCGGCGCCGTGGCCTACTCGTGGCTCTTCGACGACAACTTCGGCGGTGTCGTCAACCGGTTCATCGGCCTGCTGGGCGGATCGCAGGTGCTCTGGTTCACCGACCAGGTTCCCAACGCCGTGCTGGTCATCTCCAACACCGTCTGGCACATGCTCCCGTTCGCGATGCTCATCATCCTCGCCGGGCTCCAGGGCGTTCCGGTCGAGCTGCGCGAGGCGGCGACGATCGACGGCGCCAACGCGGTGCAGACCCACCTCAACGTCATCATCCCCACGATCCGCGGGGTCATCGGGTTCGTCACGCTCATCTCGATCATGGACGTGCTGCGGATGTTCGACAACCTCATCCCCCTCTCGCCACAGGCGCAGGCGATCGGCAACGAGTCGATCATGCTCTACGTGTACTCGGTGGCCTTCGCCGACGGGGCGCAGAACCTCGGACTCGGCAGCGCCATCAACGTGCTGACGATCCTCCTCATCCTCGTCATGCTCATCCCCTTCATCCGCGGCATCTTCCAGGAAGCGAGGGCGGAACGATGA
- the hisD gene encoding histidinol dehydrogenase — MPLYLKNAPTKSFTDTAQSDVAARVRTIIDDIRGNGDEAVARYAAQFDRWEAPFRLDDDRIDEIMASLDPQVIDDIRFVQDQVRTFAQAQRDSLVDIEVETLPGVHLGQKHVPVQAAGAYIPGGKYPLTASAHMTIITAKVAGVPRVVACTPPIRGEIPAATVAAMKLAGADEIYILGGIQAVTAMAVGTETIAPVNLIAGPGNAYVAEAKRQLFGEVGIDLFAGPTEILIVADDDADPFLTAVDLLSQAEHGPESPAVLITTSRSLGERVMTLVDELLPGMSTRDYAEPAWRDWGQVIVVDDLDEAYALADTFAFEHVQVFTNEPRAALEKMHDYGALFLGENTCVSYGDKVIGTNHVLPTLGAARYTGGLWVGKYLRTVTYQEIVDPASSALLGEVCGRAARVELFEGHARSGDARAWRHAGTSFPWIEESRAGAR, encoded by the coding sequence ATGCCCCTCTACCTGAAGAATGCGCCGACGAAGTCGTTCACCGACACCGCGCAGAGCGACGTCGCCGCGCGGGTGCGCACGATCATCGACGACATCCGCGGCAACGGCGACGAGGCCGTCGCACGCTACGCGGCCCAGTTCGACCGGTGGGAGGCACCCTTCCGCCTCGACGACGACCGCATCGACGAGATCATGGCGAGCCTCGATCCGCAGGTGATCGACGACATCCGGTTCGTGCAGGATCAGGTGCGGACCTTCGCCCAGGCGCAGCGCGACTCGCTCGTCGACATCGAGGTCGAGACGCTTCCGGGCGTCCACCTCGGGCAGAAGCACGTGCCCGTCCAGGCCGCGGGCGCCTACATCCCCGGCGGCAAGTACCCGCTGACGGCATCCGCCCACATGACCATCATCACCGCGAAGGTCGCCGGCGTGCCCCGCGTGGTCGCCTGCACCCCGCCGATCCGCGGTGAGATCCCCGCCGCAACGGTCGCCGCGATGAAGCTCGCCGGTGCCGACGAGATCTACATCCTCGGTGGTATCCAGGCCGTCACGGCGATGGCCGTGGGGACCGAGACGATCGCGCCGGTCAATCTCATCGCCGGCCCCGGCAACGCCTACGTCGCCGAGGCCAAGCGCCAGCTGTTCGGCGAGGTCGGCATCGACCTCTTCGCCGGGCCCACCGAGATCCTCATCGTCGCCGACGACGACGCCGATCCGTTCCTCACTGCCGTCGACCTGCTCTCGCAGGCCGAGCACGGTCCGGAGTCGCCGGCCGTCCTCATCACGACCTCGCGCTCTCTCGGCGAGCGCGTGATGACCCTCGTCGACGAACTCCTCCCGGGGATGTCCACGAGGGATTACGCCGAGCCGGCCTGGCGGGACTGGGGCCAGGTGATCGTCGTCGACGACCTCGACGAGGCCTACGCCCTCGCCGACACGTTCGCCTTCGAGCACGTGCAGGTCTTCACGAACGAGCCCCGCGCCGCGCTCGAGAAGATGCACGACTACGGCGCGCTCTTCCTCGGCGAGAACACCTGTGTCTCGTACGGCGACAAGGTGATCGGCACGAACCACGTGCTGCCCACCCTCGGCGCCGCCCGCTACACCGGCGGGCTCTGGGTGGGCAAGTACCTGCGGACCGTCACCTACCAGGAGATCGTCGACCCGGCGTCGTCGGCGCTGCTGGGCGAGGTGTGCGGCCGGGCGGCGCGGGTCGAGCTGTTCGAGGGCCACGCCCGATCGGGCGATGCGCGTGCGTGGCGGCACGCCGGCACGAGCTTCCCGTGGATCGAGGAGAGCCGGGCGGGCGCGCGGTGA
- a CDS encoding chorismate mutase yields the protein MTDATTQLQRLRASIDNIDAALVFMLAERFRCTKQVGELKAEHGMPASDPGREERQIARLRRLAEEADLDPEFAQKWFGFVVAEVIRHHRIAAEDVSEDAPERAAD from the coding sequence ATGACCGACGCCACGACACAACTCCAGCGCCTGCGCGCGAGCATCGACAACATCGACGCCGCGCTCGTCTTCATGCTCGCGGAGCGATTCCGTTGCACCAAGCAGGTCGGTGAGCTCAAGGCCGAGCACGGCATGCCGGCATCCGACCCCGGTCGCGAGGAGCGCCAGATCGCACGCCTGCGCCGGCTCGCGGAGGAAGCCGACCTCGACCCCGAGTTCGCGCAGAAGTGGTTCGGGTTCGTCGTCGCCGAGGTCATCCGCCACCACCGCATCGCCGCCGAGGACGTGTCGGAAGACGCCCCTGAGCGCGCGGCCGACTGA
- a CDS encoding AI-2E family transporter, which translates to MTKPRPSTSATAVPSAPAAEVPSRDRPVWGALSRPFAAGFFLALGALAAIVLGLAISSLSTVLIYVAIALFVALALDPVVRFLMRRGISRAWGIVITFVALAVIIVGILWIVLPPVVRQIEQFVGDVPTIVNDVLRSDTVQWAEDTFGDSLSDILNEVQSFVTNPSNIAAIGGGLLQIGVDVVTAISGSIIVLVLSLYFLASLPRMKNALVRLSPARSRATVADMTRQITESIGGYLSGMVVLALMNAVFAFIVLTLIGVPFAALLAVLAFAITLIPLVGTVIFWVGASVITLLTNPTAPLPAIIFAGVYLIYMQVEAYLLTPRVMNRTVSVPGSLVVIGALVGGTLLGLLGALVAIPVTASILLIVNQIVIPRQDAKKHRT; encoded by the coding sequence ATGACGAAGCCCCGCCCGAGCACCTCCGCGACCGCGGTCCCCTCCGCTCCGGCAGCCGAGGTCCCGTCGCGCGACCGACCGGTGTGGGGCGCCCTCTCGCGTCCGTTCGCCGCCGGCTTCTTCCTCGCGCTCGGGGCCCTCGCGGCGATCGTCCTCGGGCTCGCGATCTCGAGCCTGTCGACGGTGCTGATCTATGTCGCGATCGCCCTCTTCGTGGCCCTCGCGCTCGACCCTGTCGTGAGGTTCCTCATGCGACGGGGCATCAGCCGCGCGTGGGGCATCGTGATCACCTTCGTCGCCCTCGCGGTCATCATCGTCGGCATCCTGTGGATCGTCCTGCCCCCCGTCGTGCGGCAGATCGAGCAGTTCGTGGGCGACGTCCCGACCATCGTGAACGACGTGCTTCGCAGCGACACCGTGCAGTGGGCGGAGGACACGTTCGGCGACAGCCTCAGCGACATCCTCAACGAGGTGCAGAGCTTCGTCACGAACCCGTCGAACATCGCCGCGATCGGCGGCGGTCTGCTGCAGATCGGCGTCGACGTGGTCACGGCCATCTCCGGGTCGATCATCGTGCTGGTGCTGAGCCTCTACTTCCTCGCGTCGCTCCCCCGCATGAAGAACGCGCTCGTCCGCCTCTCGCCGGCGCGCTCGCGCGCGACGGTCGCCGACATGACCCGACAGATCACCGAGTCGATCGGCGGCTACCTGTCGGGGATGGTCGTGCTCGCCCTCATGAACGCGGTCTTCGCCTTCATCGTGCTGACGCTCATCGGCGTGCCCTTCGCCGCGCTGCTCGCGGTGCTGGCCTTCGCCATCACCCTCATCCCGCTCGTGGGAACCGTGATCTTCTGGGTCGGCGCCTCGGTGATCACGCTCCTGACCAACCCGACGGCCCCGTTGCCCGCGATCATCTTCGCGGGCGTCTACCTCATCTACATGCAGGTCGAGGCATACCTGCTGACCCCGCGTGTGATGAACCGCACGGTGTCGGTGCCGGGCTCGCTCGTGGTGATCGGCGCGCTCGTCGGCGGAACCCTGCTCGGGCTGCTCGGCGCGCTGGTCGCCATCCCCGTGACCGCCTCGATCCTGCTGATCGTCAACCAGATCGTCATCCCCCGACAGGACGCCAAGAAGCACCGCACCTGA
- a CDS encoding SDR family NAD(P)-dependent oxidoreductase translates to MTDLSGRIALVTGGGSGLGAAIADALHGAGAEVVLVGRDTTRLDAVVARLGERARRVACDVSDPAAVEGLRDELAPTEVSILVNNAGIAGPVAALTEVTAADWDEVFAVNVRGTFLMCRAFLPGMVARGAGDVINVASVSGKRPLAHRTPYTASKMAVLGLTTSLAFEVGPAGVTVNSLSPGPVAGDRMARNFRLEAERSGTSAESAEAAFVSRSALGRMVTASEVGAAVVAMLNMPGMCGADVDLSAGMVA, encoded by the coding sequence GTGACCGACCTCTCCGGTCGGATCGCCCTGGTCACCGGCGGCGGGAGCGGTCTCGGCGCCGCGATCGCAGACGCCCTGCACGGCGCCGGGGCCGAGGTGGTCCTGGTCGGTCGCGACACGACACGGCTCGACGCGGTGGTCGCCCGCCTCGGCGAGCGCGCGCGGCGGGTGGCCTGCGACGTGTCGGATCCCGCTGCGGTCGAGGGCCTGCGCGACGAGCTCGCCCCCACCGAGGTGTCGATCCTCGTCAACAATGCCGGGATCGCCGGTCCCGTCGCGGCGCTGACCGAGGTCACCGCGGCGGATTGGGACGAGGTGTTCGCGGTGAACGTTCGCGGTACCTTCCTCATGTGTCGCGCCTTCCTCCCGGGCATGGTCGCGCGGGGAGCGGGCGATGTCATCAACGTCGCGTCGGTGTCGGGCAAGCGCCCGCTGGCGCACCGAACCCCGTACACGGCCTCGAAGATGGCCGTGCTCGGCCTGACGACCTCGCTCGCGTTCGAGGTCGGTCCTGCCGGGGTGACGGTCAACAGCCTGTCCCCGGGACCCGTGGCCGGCGACCGCATGGCCCGGAACTTCCGGCTCGAGGCCGAGCGTTCGGGCACCTCGGCCGAGAGCGCCGAGGCGGCCTTCGTCTCGCGATCGGCGCTGGGCAGGATGGTCACCGCGTCCGAGGTCGGGGCCGCCGTGGTCGCGATGCTGAACATGCCCGGTATGTGCGGCGCCGATGTCGATCTCTCGGCCGGGATGGTCGCCTGA
- a CDS encoding adenylosuccinate synthase encodes MPGIVIVGVQWGDEGKGKATDLLGDRTDWVVKFNGGNNAGHTVVIGDEKYALHLLPSGILSPGVNAVIGNGVVVDLEVLFAELEALSARGLDISRLRVSANAHLITQYHRTLDKVTERFLGKRQIGTTGRGIGPAYADKINRVGIRVQDLFDENILRQKVEGALDQKNHLLVKVFNRRAITADEIVEDLLSYADRLRPMVCDTGLLLSNALDAGDVVVFEGGQATMLDVDHGTYPFVTSSSATAGGAATGAGVGPNRLDRIVGIVKAYTTRVGSGPFPTELFDENGDFLRSRGFEFGTTTGRPRRVGWYDAPITRYATRINGITDLVLTKLDILTGLDRIPVCVAYDVDGERFDEVPVNQSDFHHATPILEYFPGWKQDISTARTFEELPVEARDYVLALEKMSGTRISVIGVGPARDAVIVRHDLVD; translated from the coding sequence ATGCCGGGAATCGTCATCGTCGGCGTCCAGTGGGGCGACGAGGGCAAGGGCAAGGCCACCGACCTGTTGGGCGATCGCACCGACTGGGTCGTCAAGTTCAACGGCGGCAACAACGCCGGGCACACCGTCGTCATCGGTGACGAGAAGTACGCCCTGCACCTGCTGCCCAGCGGCATCCTGTCGCCGGGCGTCAACGCCGTCATCGGCAACGGCGTCGTCGTCGACCTCGAGGTGCTCTTCGCCGAGCTCGAGGCGCTGTCGGCGCGCGGGCTCGACATCTCGCGTCTCAGGGTCAGCGCCAACGCGCACCTGATCACCCAGTATCACCGCACCCTCGACAAGGTGACCGAGCGCTTCCTCGGCAAGCGTCAGATCGGCACCACCGGTCGTGGCATCGGCCCCGCATACGCCGACAAGATCAATCGCGTCGGCATCCGCGTCCAGGATCTCTTCGACGAGAACATCCTGCGGCAGAAGGTCGAGGGCGCCCTCGACCAGAAGAACCACCTGCTCGTGAAGGTCTTCAACCGCCGCGCGATCACCGCGGACGAGATCGTCGAGGACCTGCTGTCGTACGCCGACCGACTGCGCCCCATGGTGTGCGACACCGGTCTGCTGCTGAGCAACGCGCTCGACGCCGGCGACGTCGTCGTCTTCGAGGGCGGTCAGGCCACGATGCTCGACGTCGACCACGGCACCTACCCGTTCGTGACGTCGTCGTCGGCGACCGCGGGCGGTGCCGCGACGGGCGCGGGCGTCGGACCGAACCGCCTCGATCGCATCGTCGGCATCGTCAAGGCCTACACGACGCGCGTCGGCTCGGGCCCCTTCCCCACCGAGCTCTTCGACGAGAACGGCGACTTCCTCCGTTCGCGCGGCTTCGAGTTCGGGACCACCACCGGTCGTCCGCGCCGTGTCGGCTGGTACGACGCCCCCATCACGCGGTATGCGACACGCATCAACGGCATCACCGACCTCGTGCTGACCAAGCTCGACATCCTCACCGGGCTCGACCGCATCCCGGTCTGCGTCGCCTACGACGTCGACGGCGAGCGGTTCGACGAGGTGCCGGTCAACCAGTCCGACTTCCACCACGCCACGCCGATCCTGGAGTACTTCCCCGGCTGGAAGCAGGACATCTCGACCGCCCGCACCTTCGAGGAGCTGCCGGTCGAGGCTCGGGACTACGTGCTCGCACTCGAGAAGATGAGCGGCACGCGCATCTCGGTCATCGGTGTGGGTCCCGCCCGCGACGCGGTGATCGTGCGCCACGACCTCGTCGACTGA
- a CDS encoding lactonase family protein, translating to MRLLLGGYTADMAGEASGIGLVHAGDSDGATADGQLSSRPEVATASSPSWLARHPRSDVVYAALEFRGEVQAYRRTGPDTWVPLGRAVAAGEAVCHIAVAPDGGSLVASCWSDGRLVRMTLDAAGAPSHPVIAPAAVDPYGPDAPSGAGEGDIDLAAAARALREAAGPEFAHLVPGSAEPAPQHPGPDQDAGTPRPSRSHQARHLPGGLIVTTDMGLDLVRFWRDTPHGLRAVQEVALPLGSGPRHTLWHPSGHLYVLTELSREVFVLGADRAGRWRMLSATGLVGSLDDDTAAEIAMTPDGETVYAGVRGSDTLGVLRVGGAGDRLEQLALVDAGVSWPRHHIVVRDTLVVAGQHSNDLVSMTRDPRTGVPGKVRHRVAVPSPTCLLPIT from the coding sequence ATGCGCCTGCTGCTGGGCGGCTACACCGCCGATATGGCGGGGGAGGCATCCGGCATCGGCTTGGTGCACGCCGGCGACTCCGACGGCGCGACCGCCGACGGGCAGCTCTCGTCGCGCCCCGAGGTGGCGACCGCGTCGTCGCCCTCGTGGCTGGCCCGGCACCCGCGATCGGACGTCGTGTACGCGGCGCTCGAGTTCCGAGGTGAGGTGCAGGCCTACCGGCGCACCGGCCCCGATACGTGGGTGCCGCTCGGGCGTGCGGTCGCGGCGGGCGAGGCCGTGTGCCACATCGCCGTGGCGCCCGACGGCGGGTCTCTCGTCGCGAGCTGTTGGAGCGACGGTCGACTGGTGCGGATGACGCTGGATGCCGCCGGCGCGCCGTCCCACCCGGTCATCGCCCCCGCCGCGGTCGACCCGTACGGTCCCGACGCCCCGTCCGGGGCCGGTGAGGGCGACATCGACCTCGCCGCCGCCGCGCGGGCGCTGCGCGAGGCCGCCGGTCCCGAGTTCGCGCACCTCGTCCCGGGATCGGCGGAGCCTGCGCCGCAGCATCCCGGTCCCGATCAGGATGCCGGCACCCCCCGCCCATCGCGCTCGCATCAGGCGCGACACCTGCCCGGCGGCCTCATCGTCACGACGGACATGGGCCTCGATCTCGTGCGGTTCTGGCGGGACACCCCGCACGGTCTGCGAGCGGTGCAGGAGGTCGCCCTGCCGCTCGGAAGCGGCCCGCGCCACACGCTCTGGCATCCGAGCGGCCATCTCTACGTGCTCACCGAGCTCTCCCGTGAGGTGTTCGTGCTCGGAGCCGACCGCGCCGGCCGGTGGCGCATGCTGTCGGCGACGGGCCTCGTCGGTTCGCTCGACGACGACACCGCCGCCGAGATCGCGATGACCCCCGACGGCGAGACGGTCTACGCCGGCGTCCGCGGCAGCGACACCCTCGGCGTGCTGCGTGTCGGCGGCGCCGGTGACCGGCTCGAGCAGCTCGCCCTCGTCGACGCGGGGGTCTCGTGGCCGCGCCACCACATCGTCGTGCGCGACACCCTGGTCGTGGCCGGTCAGCACTCGAACGACCTCGTGTCCATGACCCGCGACCCCCGCACCGGCGTGCCGGGAAAGGTGCGGCACCGCGTCGCGGTTCCGAGCCCGACGTGCCTGCTGCCGATCACCTGA
- a CDS encoding ABC transporter substrate-binding protein, whose protein sequence is MVSSCSKDDVTVKHDPIDFGGQVTKTTATLAGDTGTYDIVETYGFVIPGLATDEKLVPLDDLFDKYADEYGLNEISESMRTGMSYDGKLYALPMQAQMFVMAYRADVFEDLGLEVPTTFDEMIAAAEAIQAEGTMAYPIALPWLATSDVSTSFQAAMNSLGADFVDESGEVTLDTPEAQQALEGMLALVPYMDPQVTTFDQPKVQQQMYNGTAAMSIMFSGRMNDLTLDTNSNLAESFAFAAPPKLSDDAEYAYNRLSIDGWSIPFNTKLDHDMLFVMMASAVSEDASTASVPAAYPAREGMVTAENSPYGEAANDSIAAAMPPVVSPILADLTNEIRPILVQVLSGNVSVEDGMAQMQAAGEAFVG, encoded by the coding sequence ATGGTGTCGAGCTGCTCGAAGGACGATGTCACCGTCAAGCACGACCCGATCGACTTCGGCGGGCAGGTGACCAAGACCACCGCAACGCTCGCGGGCGACACGGGCACCTACGACATCGTCGAGACCTACGGCTTCGTCATCCCGGGGCTCGCCACCGACGAGAAGCTGGTTCCGCTGGACGACCTGTTCGACAAGTACGCCGACGAGTACGGCCTCAACGAGATCAGCGAGTCCATGCGCACCGGCATGTCGTACGACGGCAAGCTCTACGCCCTGCCGATGCAGGCGCAGATGTTCGTCATGGCCTACCGCGCGGACGTCTTCGAGGACCTCGGACTCGAGGTCCCCACCACGTTCGACGAGATGATCGCCGCCGCCGAGGCGATCCAGGCCGAGGGCACCATGGCCTACCCCATCGCCCTGCCGTGGCTCGCGACATCCGACGTCTCCACGAGCTTCCAGGCCGCGATGAACTCCCTCGGCGCGGACTTCGTGGACGAGTCCGGCGAGGTCACCCTCGACACCCCCGAGGCGCAGCAGGCGCTCGAGGGGATGCTGGCCCTCGTCCCCTACATGGACCCGCAGGTCACGACCTTCGACCAGCCCAAGGTGCAGCAGCAGATGTACAACGGCACCGCGGCGATGTCGATCATGTTCTCGGGCCGTATGAACGACCTCACCCTCGACACCAACAGCAACCTCGCCGAGTCGTTCGCCTTCGCCGCCCCGCCCAAGCTCAGCGACGATGCCGAGTACGCCTACAACCGCCTGTCGATCGACGGCTGGTCCATCCCGTTCAACACCAAGCTCGACCACGACATGCTCTTCGTCATGATGGCCTCCGCCGTCAGCGAGGATGCGTCGACCGCCTCGGTGCCCGCGGCCTACCCGGCTCGCGAGGGCATGGTCACGGCAGAGAACTCGCCCTACGGCGAGGCGGCCAACGACTCGATCGCCGCGGCGATGCCGCCCGTGGTCTCGCCCATCCTCGCCGACCTGACCAACGAGATCCGTCCGATCCTCGTCCAGGTGCTGTCGGGCAACGTCTCGGTCGAGGACGGCATGGCCCAGATGCAGGCGGCGGGCGAGGCCTTCGTCGGCTGA
- a CDS encoding carbohydrate ABC transporter permease: MTLTSGDLSTRAITTGDIEGTGRARRRRLGRPPVITGILLAILCVVMLSPFIWMTLSVTKPTNVAFANPPVLWDYQPTVQAFVDLWQTTYFADYLVNTVVVAVVSTVIALIIGIPAAYALSRFPSYVSALLLVLALIFRALPRFAVVLPMYDISRALGIYDTTFALAIALVAINQPFTIWLLRNFFAEIPRELDEAAMIDGCTRIGMLRRVMIPLMGPGILTAGIFVFLFAFQEYLTALVLTDSSSKTVPVFIATQLGQTLPMLQQAGAASMLLTIPVVVIAFIAQKYLVAGLSDGAVKG; encoded by the coding sequence ATGACGCTCACCAGCGGCGACCTCTCCACACGCGCCATCACCACCGGCGACATCGAGGGCACCGGGCGCGCACGTCGACGCCGGCTCGGCCGGCCGCCCGTGATCACCGGCATCCTGCTCGCGATCCTGTGCGTCGTGATGCTCAGCCCGTTCATCTGGATGACGCTGTCGGTGACCAAGCCGACGAACGTCGCGTTCGCCAACCCGCCGGTGCTGTGGGACTACCAGCCCACGGTGCAGGCCTTCGTCGACCTGTGGCAGACCACCTACTTCGCCGACTATCTCGTCAACACCGTGGTGGTGGCCGTCGTCTCGACCGTCATCGCCCTGATCATCGGGATCCCCGCCGCCTACGCGCTGTCCCGCTTCCCCAGCTACGTGTCGGCGCTGCTCCTGGTGCTCGCCCTCATCTTCCGCGCGCTGCCGCGGTTCGCGGTCGTGCTCCCGATGTACGACATCAGTCGGGCGCTCGGCATCTACGACACCACGTTCGCCCTGGCGATCGCGCTCGTCGCGATCAACCAGCCCTTCACGATCTGGCTGCTGCGCAACTTCTTCGCCGAGATCCCTCGTGAGCTCGACGAGGCCGCGATGATCGACGGCTGCACCCGCATCGGGATGCTGCGTCGCGTGATGATCCCGCTCATGGGGCCGGGCATCCTCACCGCGGGGATCTTCGTCTTCCTCTTCGCCTTCCAGGAGTACCTCACGGCGCTGGTGCTGACCGACTCGTCGTCGAAGACGGTGCCCGTGTTCATCGCCACGCAGCTCGGACAGACGCTCCCGATGCTGCAGCAGGCGGGAGCGGCGTCGATGCTGCTGACGATCCCCGTGGTGGTAATCGCGTTCATCGCGCAGAAGTACCTCGTGGCCGGGCTCAGCGACGGGGCGGTGAAGGGCTGA